Proteins encoded together in one Corynebacterium liangguodongii window:
- a CDS encoding M23 family metallopeptidase, translating into MKRHLLLVPLAAAVLAATAAPASALTVNVSGAPSLPAALATAATTIITSGATITAGDHSVVYDPRAEEQFLHLPPGTIQIAPPEGEGAVARQEGRTADGRKVVTPAAGRISSGFGQRWGRMHQGIDIANDAGTPIYAVMDGTVTAAGPAQGFGNWVVIKHDGGEESVYGHMRQFDVAVGQRVSAGERIASIGSEGRSTGPHLHFEIKPDGTTQVDPQAWLREQGIDL; encoded by the coding sequence ATGAAACGCCACCTGCTCTTAGTCCCGCTCGCTGCCGCCGTGCTTGCCGCCACTGCCGCGCCCGCCTCCGCACTGACCGTCAACGTCTCTGGCGCCCCCTCGCTGCCGGCCGCGCTGGCCACCGCCGCCACTACCATCATCACCTCCGGGGCGACCATCACCGCCGGGGATCACAGCGTCGTCTATGACCCGCGCGCCGAGGAGCAGTTCTTGCACCTGCCGCCCGGCACGATCCAGATCGCCCCGCCCGAGGGCGAGGGCGCCGTGGCCCGGCAGGAGGGCCGCACCGCCGACGGCCGCAAGGTGGTCACCCCGGCCGCCGGGCGCATCAGCTCCGGTTTTGGCCAGCGATGGGGGCGGATGCACCAGGGCATTGACATCGCTAACGACGCCGGCACCCCGATCTACGCCGTCATGGACGGGACTGTCACGGCCGCCGGGCCCGCCCAGGGATTCGGCAACTGGGTCGTGATCAAGCACGACGGGGGCGAGGAATCCGTCTACGGCCACATGCGCCAGTTTGATGTCGCCGTCGGCCAGCGGGTGAGCGCCGGGGAGCGCATCGCCAGCATCGGCAGCGAGGGCCGCTCCACGGGCCCGCACCTCCACTTCGAGATCAAGCCGGACGGCACCACCCAGGTCGACCCGCAGGCGTGGCTGCGGGAACAGGGCATTGACCTCTAG
- the purN gene encoding phosphoribosylglycinamide formyltransferase, giving the protein MTHRSQHSVAVAVLVSGSGTLLQAILDHQDESYHVCLVAADSECPALERARRAGVRVAVVELGGDREEWDASLRDAVDSAAPDLVVSAGFMRIVGKAFLDTFEGRLINTHPALLPSFPGAHAVRDALAYGVKVTGTTVHYIDAGVDTGEIIAQAAVDVRPGETEAQLHERIKVRERALIVDVLRRAHIDNGKAYFTHG; this is encoded by the coding sequence GTGACGCACAGATCCCAGCACTCCGTCGCAGTTGCCGTCCTGGTCTCCGGGTCGGGCACGCTGCTTCAGGCGATCCTCGATCACCAGGATGAGTCCTACCACGTGTGCCTTGTCGCCGCTGATAGTGAGTGCCCCGCGCTTGAGCGGGCGCGCCGGGCGGGGGTTCGCGTCGCCGTCGTCGAGCTCGGCGGTGACCGGGAGGAATGGGACGCCTCATTGCGCGACGCCGTGGACTCCGCCGCGCCCGATCTCGTCGTCTCCGCTGGGTTCATGCGCATCGTGGGTAAGGCCTTCCTCGATACGTTCGAGGGGCGGTTGATCAACACCCACCCGGCGCTCCTGCCCTCGTTCCCCGGCGCCCACGCGGTGCGCGATGCCCTCGCATACGGGGTCAAGGTCACGGGCACCACCGTCCACTACATTGACGCGGGCGTCGACACGGGGGAGATCATCGCCCAGGCGGCCGTGGATGTGCGCCCCGGGGAGACCGAGGCGCAGCTGCACGAAAGAATCAAGGTTAGGGAGCGCGCGCTCATCGTCGATGTGCTGCGCCGCGCCCACATCGACAACGGAAAGGCCTACTTCACCCATGGCTGA
- a CDS encoding chorismate mutase has protein sequence MSELEIRMPSGTDDPLSDAEIQTYREEIDRLDRVILDAVKRRSEVSRAIGKTRMGSGGTRLVHRREVAIINQFRDELGEEGPVLAGVLLRLGRGKLG, from the coding sequence ATGAGCGAGTTAGAAATCCGCATGCCCTCGGGCACCGACGACCCATTGTCAGACGCCGAGATCCAAACCTACCGCGAGGAGATCGACCGGCTCGACCGCGTCATCCTCGACGCCGTGAAGCGGCGCTCGGAGGTCTCCAGGGCTATCGGCAAGACCCGGATGGGTTCCGGCGGCACGCGCCTGGTGCACCGGCGCGAGGTAGCCATTATCAACCAATTCCGCGACGAACTGGGCGAGGAAGGGCCGGTGCTCGCCGGCGTTTTGCTACGCCTCGGGCGCGGCAAGCTGGGCTAG
- a CDS encoding DUF6350 family protein has translation MSTKYSPASGPAPGPGSTRRRRPRRPAPASQPAPAAQEPDPQDWAGVLRTFFPSAAVPLAVIALGVVAVCLAAVLLSGAEPAYIPAAIGETWLAIHGVPVTIDGVTMGLTPLIGPVAIAALVARRSRAALGARPQMREVGAYAALTAGVALTLTGIAVFMVADASHVYPVALPHPLALLLPIGPYAAGIVFGAFSVPGSREALNLLVRLGAAAAVVFAALCVAGWPKMAQLGESFPAPALVALSLVYALNGIAATLGVLLGGSLEYASQAASLFVVDNVALPPLPLFAAVPAQAPAWAPALMVIPTAVIAHFFATRGTGPQRIKRIKEALLTSAWTGALVLAAVPYTGGVVGAYDYIGPHPLIVPLLALAWVGIIGLIVAAVPRKAHRAGSDALDSGE, from the coding sequence ATGAGTACCAAGTACAGCCCCGCTTCAGGTCCCGCCCCTGGCCCCGGCTCCACCCGCCGGCGCCGCCCGAGGCGACCTGCGCCTGCCAGCCAACCCGCCCCGGCAGCACAGGAGCCGGACCCGCAGGACTGGGCGGGCGTGCTCCGCACTTTTTTCCCCTCCGCCGCTGTGCCGCTCGCTGTGATCGCCCTCGGCGTCGTGGCCGTGTGCCTGGCCGCTGTGCTCCTGTCTGGGGCCGAGCCCGCCTACATCCCCGCCGCGATCGGGGAGACGTGGCTGGCCATACACGGGGTCCCCGTCACCATTGATGGGGTGACGATGGGGCTTACCCCCCTCATCGGCCCGGTCGCAATCGCCGCGCTCGTCGCCCGGCGCTCGCGGGCCGCGCTGGGGGCCCGTCCGCAGATGCGCGAGGTCGGCGCGTACGCCGCGCTCACGGCCGGTGTTGCGCTCACGCTCACCGGCATCGCCGTATTTATGGTCGCAGACGCCTCCCACGTCTACCCGGTGGCGCTGCCGCACCCGCTCGCACTGCTCCTCCCGATCGGGCCGTATGCGGCGGGCATTGTCTTTGGGGCCTTTAGTGTGCCGGGGTCGCGCGAGGCGCTCAACCTCCTGGTGCGCCTCGGCGCGGCCGCCGCGGTGGTCTTCGCCGCGCTGTGCGTCGCGGGGTGGCCGAAGATGGCGCAGCTCGGCGAGTCCTTCCCTGCGCCCGCGCTCGTCGCCCTGAGCCTCGTCTATGCGCTCAACGGGATCGCGGCCACCCTCGGCGTGCTCCTCGGCGGAAGCCTGGAATACGCCTCACAGGCGGCCTCGCTCTTCGTCGTCGACAACGTCGCGCTGCCGCCGCTGCCCCTCTTTGCCGCGGTCCCAGCGCAGGCCCCCGCGTGGGCACCGGCGCTCATGGTCATCCCCACCGCCGTTATCGCCCACTTCTTCGCCACCCGCGGCACCGGGCCGCAGCGGATCAAGCGGATCAAAGAGGCCTTGCTCACCTCGGCCTGGACCGGCGCGCTCGTCCTCGCCGCCGTGCCGTATACCGGCGGGGTGGTCGGCGCCTACGACTACATCGGGCCCCACCCGCTCATCGTGCCGCTTCTCGCCCTCGCCTGGGTGGGCATCATCGGGCTTATCGTGGCGGCGGTGCCCCGCAAGGCGCACCGGGCGGGCAGCGACGCGCTAGACTCGGGCGAGTGA
- a CDS encoding M23 family metallopeptidase — protein sequence MLNSTKARTGGKHRKQSPNTGRATLVALATGAVSTAGVSGAAAASIQADAEVQEPSVDFSLAAKSDVVEPGAAAPEVSPQILAIAEYKPVENLSSQLSKAVEHSEVVAAADALLRAPSSMKPAEGVFTSGFGPRWGAFHAGIDIANSIGTPILAVMDGKVIDSGPAQGYGQWVRLQHEDGTITVYGHVDTLDVAVGDQVKAGQKIAGMGNRGFSTGPHLHFEVHPGGNAPVDPVPWLAQHGITV from the coding sequence ATGTTGAACTCCACGAAGGCACGCACGGGCGGCAAGCACCGTAAGCAGTCCCCCAACACGGGGCGCGCGACGCTCGTCGCGCTCGCCACCGGTGCGGTTTCAACCGCCGGCGTTTCCGGCGCCGCCGCGGCGTCCATCCAGGCCGACGCGGAGGTGCAGGAGCCCTCGGTGGATTTCTCGCTGGCCGCGAAATCTGACGTCGTCGAGCCGGGGGCGGCCGCCCCCGAGGTCTCCCCTCAGATCCTCGCCATCGCGGAGTACAAGCCGGTGGAGAACTTGAGCTCCCAGCTCTCCAAGGCCGTCGAGCACTCCGAGGTCGTCGCCGCGGCCGATGCCCTGCTGCGCGCTCCGTCGAGCATGAAGCCCGCCGAGGGCGTCTTCACCTCCGGTTTCGGCCCGCGGTGGGGAGCGTTCCACGCCGGCATCGACATCGCGAACTCCATCGGCACCCCGATCCTCGCGGTGATGGACGGCAAGGTTATCGACTCCGGCCCGGCGCAGGGGTACGGCCAGTGGGTCCGCCTGCAGCACGAAGACGGCACGATCACGGTCTACGGGCATGTGGATACGCTTGATGTCGCCGTGGGCGATCAGGTCAAGGCAGGCCAGAAGATCGCCGGGATGGGTAACCGTGGCTTCTCCACCGGCCCCCACCTTCACTTCGAGGTGCACCCGGGCGGGAACGCGCCGGTGGATCCCGTGCCGTGGCTGGCACAGCACGGCATTACCGTTTAG
- the pgi gene encoding glucose-6-phosphate isomerase: MTDITATPAWHNLAQLFDAKRAVTLRDLFSADPQRAAALTFDAAGLHVDLSKNLIDGEVVAALVALAEHAELPRRIEEMFTGAHINNTEDRAVLHTALRIPAAEDLSVDGQDAAADVHEVLGRMRDFASALRSGQWLGATGHTIKKVVNIGIGGSDLGPAMAVKALRSYATAGITAEFVSNVDPADMISVLDRCNPEETLFIVASKTFTTQETLANAHAAKRWLLERFDGDESAIAKHFVAVSTNAEKVAEFGIDTANMFPFWDWVGGRYSVDSAIGLSLMAVIGPLDFMRFLEGFRALDEHFRSTPLERNVPVLMGLINVWYRNFYGAQTHAVLPYSQDLARFPAYLQQLTMESNGKSVTKEGERVGVDTGEIFWGEPGTNGQHAFYQLIHQGTTMIPADFIGFASPKQDLPAADGTGSMHDLLMGNMFAQTKVLAFGKTEEEIVAEGVDKRLAPHKVMPGNRPTTTILAAELTPHTLGALIALYEHITFTESVIWGINAFDQWGVELGKQQANDLAAAVSGEVEPDTGDSSTDALISWYRSAR; the protein is encoded by the coding sequence ATGACTGACATCACCGCCACGCCGGCCTGGCACAACCTCGCACAACTATTCGATGCCAAGCGCGCAGTGACCCTCCGTGACCTGTTCTCGGCCGACCCTCAGCGGGCCGCGGCACTCACCTTTGATGCCGCAGGCCTCCACGTCGACCTGTCGAAGAATCTCATCGACGGCGAGGTCGTCGCCGCGCTCGTCGCCCTCGCAGAGCACGCCGAGCTGCCGCGCCGCATCGAGGAGATGTTCACCGGTGCACACATCAACAACACGGAGGATCGTGCCGTCCTCCACACCGCGCTGCGTATCCCGGCCGCGGAAGACCTCAGCGTCGACGGCCAGGACGCTGCCGCCGACGTTCACGAGGTGCTCGGGCGGATGCGCGACTTCGCCTCCGCCCTGCGCTCCGGCCAGTGGCTGGGAGCGACTGGCCACACCATCAAGAAGGTGGTCAACATTGGCATCGGCGGCTCGGACCTCGGCCCCGCGATGGCCGTCAAGGCGCTGCGCTCCTATGCCACTGCCGGGATTACCGCAGAGTTTGTCTCCAACGTCGATCCCGCCGACATGATCAGCGTCCTGGATCGCTGCAACCCCGAGGAGACCCTGTTCATCGTCGCCTCGAAAACTTTCACAACGCAGGAGACCCTCGCCAACGCGCACGCCGCGAAGCGCTGGCTGCTCGAGCGTTTCGACGGCGACGAATCCGCCATTGCCAAGCACTTCGTCGCCGTGTCCACCAACGCGGAGAAGGTCGCAGAGTTCGGTATCGACACCGCCAACATGTTCCCGTTTTGGGATTGGGTCGGCGGGCGCTACTCGGTCGACTCGGCGATCGGTCTGTCGCTCATGGCCGTGATCGGCCCGCTTGATTTCATGCGCTTCCTCGAGGGCTTCCGCGCCCTCGATGAGCACTTCCGCTCTACCCCGCTCGAGCGCAACGTCCCGGTGCTGATGGGGCTTATCAACGTGTGGTACCGCAACTTCTACGGCGCCCAGACCCACGCGGTGCTGCCGTATTCTCAGGATCTCGCCCGCTTCCCCGCCTACCTGCAGCAGCTCACGATGGAGTCCAACGGCAAGTCCGTGACCAAGGAGGGTGAGCGGGTCGGTGTTGATACCGGCGAGATCTTCTGGGGCGAGCCGGGAACGAACGGCCAGCACGCCTTCTACCAGCTCATCCACCAGGGCACGACGATGATCCCGGCGGATTTCATCGGCTTTGCCTCCCCGAAGCAGGACCTCCCCGCGGCGGATGGCACCGGCTCGATGCACGATCTGCTCATGGGCAACATGTTCGCCCAGACAAAGGTGCTGGCTTTCGGCAAGACGGAAGAGGAGATCGTTGCCGAGGGCGTCGATAAGCGCCTTGCCCCTCACAAGGTCATGCCGGGCAACCGCCCGACGACGACGATCCTCGCCGCGGAACTCACGCCGCACACCCTCGGCGCGCTCATCGCACTCTACGAGCACATCACGTTCACCGAGTCCGTGATCTGGGGCATCAACGCTTTCGATCAGTGGGGCGTGGAGCTGGGCAAGCAGCAGGCCAACGACCTGGCCGCCGCGGTCTCGGGCGAAGTCGAGCCGGATACCGGTGATTCCTCCACTGATGCGCTCATTTCCTGGTACAGGAGCGCCCGCTAG
- the pcrA gene encoding DNA helicase PcrA — translation MTTDLVLGLNPQQEAAVTHTGGPLLIIAGAGSGKTAVLTRRIAYLLQERGVAPWQVLAITFTNKAAAEMKERVAALVGPEAREMWVATFHSVCVRILRQQAHLVEGLNSNFTIYDSDDSRRLLAMISKELGLEWKKFTARLLANAISNHKNELVGPAEALAAAERTKNPFDLTVAHVYVDYQRRLRQSNAVDFDDLIGEVVRIFREHAEVTEYYRRRFRHVLVDEYQDTNHAQYALISALVGAGENAPELAVVGDSDQSIYAFRGATIRNIEEFERDYPDATTIMLEQNYRSTQNILSAANAVIAQNDRRRPKNLWTAHGSGDKIVGFVADDEHDEARFVAAEIDQLVDAGAQFNDIAVMYRTNNASRALEDIFIRSGIPYKVVGGTRFYERREIRDIVAYLKVLDNPDDTVSMRRIVNVPKRAIGDKAQAAVALHAQHRGISFGRALVDASAGEVDMLAARSKKAIAGFVDLLDRLRAELAEAPDIGYVVNRILEETGYRGQLEDSGDPQDGARLDNLNELVSVAREETGTLQEFLERVSLVADADQLPDTGQGVVTLMTLHTAKGLEFPYVFVTGWEDGQFPHLRALGDPDELAEERRLAYVGITRAKRRLYLTRAMLRSSWGSPVTNPASRFLAEIPADLIDWRRVEPETEHTSAWESPRRRPRAAARTKVNKNLQLAPGDRVNHAKYGLGTVESVEGSGVRETVVVDFGSSGTVRLMLIGGVPMEKL, via the coding sequence ATGACTACAGATTTGGTTTTGGGGCTCAACCCCCAGCAGGAGGCCGCCGTCACGCACACCGGCGGGCCGCTGCTCATCATCGCCGGCGCCGGTTCGGGGAAGACAGCGGTGCTCACCCGGCGCATCGCCTACCTGCTCCAGGAGCGCGGGGTGGCGCCGTGGCAGGTTCTGGCGATTACCTTCACCAACAAGGCCGCAGCCGAGATGAAAGAGCGCGTCGCGGCGCTCGTCGGGCCCGAGGCCCGCGAGATGTGGGTGGCCACGTTCCACTCGGTGTGCGTGCGTATCCTGCGTCAGCAAGCGCACCTCGTGGAGGGCCTGAACTCGAACTTCACCATCTACGATTCGGACGACTCGCGTCGGTTGCTCGCCATGATTTCCAAGGAGCTCGGCCTCGAGTGGAAGAAATTCACCGCCCGCTTACTGGCGAATGCGATATCGAACCACAAAAACGAGCTCGTCGGCCCCGCCGAGGCGCTCGCGGCTGCCGAGCGCACGAAAAACCCGTTCGACCTCACCGTCGCCCACGTCTACGTGGACTACCAGCGCCGCTTGCGCCAGTCCAACGCGGTCGACTTCGACGACCTCATCGGCGAGGTGGTGCGGATCTTCCGGGAGCACGCAGAGGTGACGGAGTACTACCGCAGGCGCTTCCGCCACGTTCTTGTTGATGAGTACCAGGACACCAATCACGCGCAGTACGCGCTCATCTCCGCGCTCGTGGGCGCGGGGGAGAACGCGCCTGAGCTCGCCGTCGTGGGCGATTCGGATCAGTCCATCTACGCGTTTCGCGGTGCCACGATCCGCAACATCGAGGAGTTCGAGCGCGATTACCCTGATGCGACGACGATCATGCTCGAGCAGAACTACCGCTCGACGCAGAACATCCTCAGCGCCGCCAACGCCGTCATCGCTCAAAACGACCGGCGCCGGCCCAAGAACCTGTGGACGGCGCACGGATCGGGCGACAAGATTGTCGGCTTCGTCGCCGACGACGAGCACGACGAGGCCCGCTTCGTTGCAGCGGAGATTGACCAGCTGGTCGACGCCGGGGCCCAGTTCAACGACATCGCGGTGATGTACCGCACGAACAACGCCTCCCGCGCGCTGGAGGACATCTTTATCCGCTCCGGCATCCCCTACAAGGTCGTCGGCGGGACCCGCTTCTACGAGCGGCGCGAGATCAGGGACATCGTCGCCTACCTCAAGGTGCTCGATAACCCCGACGACACCGTGAGCATGCGGCGCATTGTCAACGTGCCCAAGCGGGCAATCGGGGATAAGGCCCAGGCGGCGGTGGCGCTACACGCGCAACACCGCGGGATAAGCTTCGGGCGCGCGCTTGTCGACGCCTCTGCCGGCGAGGTAGATATGCTCGCCGCGCGCTCGAAAAAGGCGATCGCCGGCTTCGTCGACCTCTTAGACAGGTTGCGCGCGGAGCTTGCCGAGGCGCCCGATATCGGCTACGTGGTCAACCGGATCCTGGAAGAAACCGGCTACCGCGGGCAGCTCGAGGACTCGGGCGACCCGCAGGACGGGGCGCGCCTGGACAACCTCAACGAGCTCGTCTCCGTTGCCCGCGAAGAGACCGGCACCCTGCAGGAGTTTTTGGAGCGCGTCTCCCTCGTCGCCGACGCCGATCAGCTGCCGGATACCGGCCAGGGCGTGGTCACCTTGATGACGCTGCATACGGCCAAGGGCCTCGAATTCCCCTACGTCTTTGTCACCGGTTGGGAGGATGGGCAGTTCCCCCACCTGCGCGCGCTGGGGGACCCGGACGAGCTGGCGGAGGAGCGTCGATTAGCATACGTCGGCATCACGCGCGCGAAGCGGCGCCTCTACCTCACCCGGGCGATGTTGCGCTCATCGTGGGGCTCCCCCGTGACCAACCCCGCCAGCCGCTTCCTCGCCGAGATCCCTGCGGATCTCATCGACTGGCGCCGGGTTGAGCCGGAGACCGAGCACACCTCCGCGTGGGAGAGCCCCCGCCGGAGGCCGCGCGCTGCGGCGCGGACGAAGGTGAACAAGAACCTCCAGCTCGCTCCGGGGGACCGCGTCAACCACGCCAAGTACGGCCTCGGCACCGTGGAATCGGTCGAAGGCTCGGGCGTGCGGGAGACCGTTGTGGTTGACTTCGGCTCCTCCGGCACGGTCCGCCTGATGCTCATCGGCGGCGTGCCCATGGAAAAGCTCTAG
- the purH gene encoding bifunctional phosphoribosylaminoimidazolecarboxamide formyltransferase/IMP cyclohydrolase: protein MADTHISIKRALVSVYDKSGLDELAKALGDAGVEIVSTGSTAKRIAEAGVEVTEVADLTGFPEVLGGRVKTLHPRVHAGILADLREEDHARQIAELGIEPFQLVVVNLYPFEETVASGASFDECVEQIDIGGPSMVRAAAKNHPSVAVVTDPKRYGEVIDAVKGEGFDDQQRRELAFEAFSHTADYDAAVFDWFAEQLSGDAEGELRYGENPHQAASLISEGFGLAEATQHGGKEMSYNNYQDADAAWRAAWDHELPCVAIVKHANPCGIAVSDVSVADAHRKAHACDPVSAYGGVIAVNREVTVELAESIKPIFTEVVIAPSYEAEALEILQEKKNLRILEVEPEFGEEEVKQINGGFLIQERDTYQAEGDEPEKWTLAAGEPATPEVLADLEFAWRSIRCVKSNAILIASHGASVGVGMGQVNRVDSARLAVERANTLDGGANRTNGAVAASDAFFPFADGLEVLADAGITAVVQPGGSIRDDEVIEAAKKAGVTMYLTGTRHFFH from the coding sequence ATGGCTGATACTCACATCTCCATCAAGCGCGCCCTCGTGAGCGTCTACGACAAGAGCGGGCTCGACGAGCTGGCCAAGGCGCTCGGGGACGCCGGGGTCGAGATCGTCTCCACCGGCTCGACCGCCAAGCGCATCGCCGAGGCCGGCGTGGAAGTCACGGAGGTTGCAGACCTCACCGGGTTCCCCGAGGTGCTCGGTGGCCGAGTCAAGACCCTCCACCCGCGCGTCCACGCCGGCATCCTCGCCGACCTGCGCGAGGAGGACCACGCGCGCCAGATCGCCGAGCTCGGCATCGAGCCCTTCCAGCTCGTGGTGGTCAATCTCTACCCCTTCGAAGAGACTGTCGCGTCCGGGGCGAGTTTTGACGAGTGCGTCGAGCAGATCGACATCGGCGGCCCGTCGATGGTGCGCGCCGCGGCGAAGAACCACCCCTCCGTGGCGGTGGTGACGGACCCCAAGCGCTACGGTGAGGTCATCGACGCGGTCAAGGGGGAGGGTTTCGACGACCAGCAGCGCCGCGAGCTCGCCTTCGAGGCGTTCTCCCACACCGCCGACTACGACGCGGCCGTTTTCGACTGGTTTGCCGAGCAGCTCTCCGGTGACGCCGAAGGCGAGCTGCGATACGGGGAAAACCCGCACCAGGCCGCGAGCCTGATCAGCGAGGGCTTTGGCCTGGCGGAGGCCACCCAGCACGGCGGCAAGGAGATGAGCTACAACAATTACCAGGATGCCGACGCCGCCTGGCGCGCCGCCTGGGACCACGAGCTCCCGTGCGTGGCCATCGTCAAGCACGCTAACCCGTGCGGCATCGCCGTCTCCGACGTCTCCGTCGCCGATGCCCACCGCAAGGCGCACGCCTGCGACCCGGTCTCCGCCTACGGGGGCGTCATCGCGGTCAACCGCGAGGTCACTGTCGAACTGGCGGAGAGCATCAAGCCCATCTTTACCGAGGTCGTCATCGCACCCTCGTACGAGGCGGAGGCGCTTGAGATCCTGCAGGAGAAGAAGAACCTGCGCATCCTCGAAGTCGAGCCTGAGTTCGGCGAGGAAGAGGTCAAGCAGATCAACGGCGGGTTCCTCATTCAGGAGCGCGACACCTACCAGGCCGAGGGCGACGAGCCCGAGAAGTGGACCCTCGCGGCCGGTGAGCCGGCCACGCCCGAGGTGTTGGCAGACCTCGAGTTCGCCTGGCGCTCGATCCGCTGCGTGAAGTCCAACGCCATCCTCATCGCTTCCCACGGCGCGTCTGTGGGCGTGGGCATGGGCCAGGTCAACCGCGTCGATTCTGCCCGCCTTGCCGTCGAGCGCGCCAACACGCTCGACGGAGGCGCGAATCGTACCAACGGGGCGGTCGCGGCCTCCGACGCGTTCTTCCCGTTTGCGGACGGGCTCGAGGTGCTTGCCGACGCCGGAATCACCGCCGTGGTCCAGCCCGGCGGGTCGATCCGCGACGACGAGGTCATCGAGGCAGCGAAAAAGGCCGGTGTGACCATGTACCTCACGGGCACGAGACACTTCTTCCACTAA
- a CDS encoding TetR/AcrR family transcriptional regulator, protein MSGTVGRPRKNSPRRRGKTARDEILDASSELFTMQGFATTSTHQIADAVGIRQASLYYHFPSKTEIFLTLLMGTVEPALDLAKDLSETDESPALKLWALVAAETRILLSSNWNIGRLYQLPVANSEEFHDYHDARRELEDVFRELAAEIVGDDDPRIDLPFQMTLAAIELRDNTGKAPYPLVDDALPAPSVMIADAVLDVLHAELPDNRGMRTLDLVSKVTDGGGGS, encoded by the coding sequence ATGTCTGGAACAGTGGGCCGCCCCCGCAAGAACAGCCCCCGTCGCCGCGGTAAGACCGCCCGCGACGAGATTCTCGACGCTTCTTCAGAGCTGTTTACCATGCAGGGTTTTGCGACGACCTCGACCCACCAGATCGCGGACGCCGTTGGCATCCGCCAGGCCTCGCTCTACTACCACTTCCCCTCCAAGACCGAGATCTTCTTGACCCTCCTGATGGGCACCGTCGAGCCCGCGCTCGATTTGGCCAAGGATCTCTCGGAGACAGACGAGTCGCCCGCCTTGAAGCTCTGGGCGCTCGTCGCGGCAGAGACGCGCATTTTGCTGTCGTCGAATTGGAACATCGGCCGCCTCTACCAGCTCCCCGTGGCCAACTCCGAGGAGTTCCACGACTACCACGACGCGCGGCGCGAGCTCGAGGATGTCTTCCGCGAGCTCGCCGCGGAGATCGTCGGGGACGACGACCCGCGCATCGACCTGCCTTTCCAGATGACGCTGGCGGCCATCGAGCTGCGCGATAACACGGGCAAGGCACCCTATCCGCTTGTCGACGACGCCTTGCCCGCCCCTTCCGTCATGATCGCCGACGCGGTCCTCGACGTCCTCCACGCCGAACTGCCCGACAACCGCGGCATGCGCACCCTCGATCTCGTCTCCAAGGTCACGGACGGCGGCGGCGGTTCTTAG